One segment of Candidatus Cloacimonadota bacterium DNA contains the following:
- a CDS encoding M28 family metallopeptidase, protein MLNPKNLVNELNFERTAGSENEKKGRVILTKYLKQLGYSYEYEPFELYCYEPGKSEIHVDGKTFFAYPFGLTESAEIGGELAFMENPDELIYNSQNYQGKIIIGNKYSRQIGSALKKSNATAFISIGQPFKDASTRSYRQKVYEEGYVPCLSISFDEGAKLSRLSGKMAKINIEQKVEKMTTQNVIVDIPGTGDDRNIIYAVAHFDTVGRAPGATDNTGGSVTLIKLAEYLAKNPPKRNVKLIWFSGEEMGLLGSQAYVKKHLDEIKEFGKIVVNVDVTGDDIGHNRFAIVGTEQIRGYIDGISREKGFMFDSHLDIYSSDNMPFSKYEVPSVNLMRFGGKASTHIHTKGDHARHVSRRGLDVTINATINIVERITNAKIFPFKKEIDPSMRDKIQKYLWNLTLTKPELEWTPKYQK, encoded by the coding sequence ATGCTAAATCCAAAAAACTTAGTAAATGAATTAAACTTTGAAAGAACTGCCGGCTCGGAAAATGAGAAAAAAGGAAGAGTGATTCTGACCAAATATCTCAAACAACTCGGCTATTCATACGAATATGAACCTTTTGAATTATATTGCTACGAACCGGGAAAATCCGAAATACATGTGGATGGTAAAACTTTTTTTGCTTATCCTTTTGGACTTACCGAAAGTGCAGAAATCGGGGGTGAACTTGCATTTATGGAAAATCCGGATGAACTCATTTATAATTCCCAAAACTATCAGGGAAAAATCATAATCGGCAATAAATATTCTCGTCAAATCGGAAGTGCGTTGAAAAAAAGCAATGCTACCGCTTTCATCTCCATCGGACAACCATTCAAAGATGCTTCCACACGTTCGTATAGGCAGAAAGTTTATGAAGAAGGATATGTTCCGTGCTTGTCTATCAGTTTTGATGAGGGAGCAAAATTATCACGTCTTTCAGGAAAAATGGCAAAGATAAACATTGAGCAAAAGGTCGAAAAAATGACAACGCAAAACGTAATCGTAGATATTCCCGGAACAGGGGATGACCGAAATATTATTTATGCCGTTGCCCATTTTGATACGGTGGGACGAGCTCCGGGAGCAACGGATAATACCGGCGGTTCGGTAACTTTGATCAAACTTGCAGAGTATCTCGCAAAAAATCCTCCTAAACGAAATGTTAAATTGATTTGGTTTTCCGGTGAAGAAATGGGATTGCTGGGCTCACAGGCTTACGTAAAAAAGCATTTGGATGAGATCAAAGAATTTGGCAAAATTGTTGTAAATGTAGATGTTACCGGCGATGACATTGGACACAATCGGTTTGCTATCGTGGGAACGGAACAAATTCGCGGATATATTGATGGGATTTCACGGGAAAAGGGATTTATGTTCGATTCTCACCTTGATATATATAGTAGCGATAATATGCCATTTTCAAAATATGAAGTTCCATCTGTGAATTTGATGCGATTTGGCGGAAAAGCCTCTACTCATATCCACACAAAAGGTGATCATGCTCGTCATGTATCACGCAGAGGTTTGGATGTTACTATAAACGCAACCATAAATATTGTCGAAAGAATTACGAATGCAAAAATATTTCCCTTCAAAAAAGAAATTGATCCAAGTATGCGAGATAAAATACAAAAATATCTCTGGAACCTCACTCTTACAAAACCCGAACTGGAATGGACTCCGAAATACCAGAAGTGA
- a CDS encoding SMI1/KNR4 family protein, which translates to MMKPYRIVKTIDLLDAKIEEMPDRCFFNEGASAEDIMDFEVDLGIDLPLSYKIFLNNYDGDLTISPYGESKDKMVKSGTFISHSKQ; encoded by the coding sequence ATGATGAAACCATATCGAATTGTTAAGACAATTGATTTGCTCGATGCAAAAATTGAAGAAATGCCGGATAGATGTTTTTTTAATGAAGGAGCTTCAGCGGAAGATATTATGGATTTTGAAGTTGATTTGGGAATTGACTTGCCACTATCATATAAAATATTCCTAAATAATTATGATGGGGATTTAACCATTTCGCCATATGGCGAATCTAAGGATAAAATGGTAAAATCCGGCACTTTTATTTCTCATTCCAAACAATAA
- a CDS encoding helix-turn-helix transcriptional regulator, translating into MKTRQIYNRIAVLRKEHNVSRRELAEKIGVNFQTVGYLEREEYNPSLDLAFRISEYFNLPINLIFSIKPLKPLSEELNKLNYRSQNE; encoded by the coding sequence GTGAAAACAAGACAGATTTATAACAGAATTGCTGTTTTGCGTAAAGAACACAATGTTTCCAGAAGAGAGTTGGCAGAAAAAATTGGAGTGAATTTTCAAACGGTCGGTTATCTCGAACGTGAAGAATATAATCCAAGTCTGGATTTGGCTTTCCGTATCAGTGAATATTTTAACCTTCCTATCAATCTGATTTTTTCTATTAAACCGTTAAAACCGCTCAGTGAAGAGCTAAACAAACTAAATTATAGGAGTCAAAATGAGTAG